The following coding sequences lie in one Daphnia pulex isolate KAP4 chromosome 1, ASM2113471v1 genomic window:
- the LOC124194637 gene encoding propionyl-CoA carboxylase alpha chain, mitochondrial-like, with translation MLILGTTSSVKLISKIFRSFNGSLQKEYGRRLLSSFYTTDPINKNEKTFDKILIANRGEIACRVIKTAKLMGIKTVAVHSTVDSSALHVKMADEAVCIGPPATRESYLNMDKILSVIKQTGSQAVHPGYGFLSENAEFVTILEREGVAFIGPSAHAISGMGDKIESKKVAKEAGVHVIPGFDGVVADEDHCIQIARDIGYPVMIKASAGGGGKGMRIAWNDAEAREGFRLSKQEAASSFGDDRMLVEKFVDNPRHIEIQILGDKQGNVIYLNERECSIQRRNQKVIEEAPSTFIDPATRMAMGQQAVTLAKKIGYCSAGTVEFLVDSKKNFYFLEMNTRLQVEHPITEMITGVDLVHQMIRVAKGYPLNLKQSDVPLRGWAIECRVYAEDPFKNFGMPSIGRLHQYIEPTFIPNVRCDSGIEEGSEISIYYDPMICKLACHGLTRQEALNTSVEALDSYVIRGVTHNIPLLRDILTERRFVEGDINTKYLPEVYPNGFLGKQLASLEKEHLISIAGCLWATNELRSQTFSNEKNINIMLNNNVQEWVLSIDVGGNKTACQIKLDEDGHFKSSIEGKSYRIPNAFNLASPVIKATVDDETHIIQLISKNANGNFRIRYKGTPFTVNILTKKSENYKAHMLEKPKVDVSKVVLSPMPGVVKSVNVKAGDSVSEGQEVLVIEAMKMQNKLTATATGTVKSVNCRSGDTVEEGAVLVELE, from the exons ATGTTGATTCTAGGAACTACCTCGAGTGTTAAACTTATTTCTAAG aTTTTCAGAAGCTTCAATGGTTCGCTTCAAAAAGAATATGGGAGAAGACTTTTGTCGTCATTTTACACAACAGATCCTATTAACAAGAATGAAAAGACTTTCGATAAAATTTTGATCGCAAATAGAGGAGAAATAGCATGTAGAGTAATTAAAACAGCCAAATTAATGGGCATTAAAACTGTTGCAGTACACTCAACAGTCGATTCAAGTGCA CTGCATGTTAAAATGGCTGATGAAGCTGTATGTATTGGACCACCAGCTACTAGAGAATCATATCTAAACATGGACAAGATTCTGAGTGTAATCAAACAGACTGGATCTCAAGCTGTTCACCCAGGATATGGTTTTCTATCAGAAAATGCTGAATTTGTGACAATACTG GAAAGAGAAGGTGTCGCTTTTATTGGGCCATCAGCTCATGCTATTTCAGGAATGGGAGACAAAATCGAGTCgaaaaaagttgcaaaagaaGCCGGAGTCCATGTAATCccag GTTTCGATGGTGTGGTTGCAGATGAAGATCACTGCATTCAAATTGCGCGAGACATTGGTTATCCTGTTATGATAAAGGCATCCGCTGGAGGTGGAGGAAAGGGTATGCGGATAGCATGGAATGATGCCGAAGCTAG GGAAGGATTTCGCTTATCCAAACAAGAGGCAGCCAG CTCATTTGGTGATGATCGAATGCTAGTTGAGAAATTTGTTGATAATCCCAGACACATTGAAATTCAA ATTCTTGGAGATAAACAAGGAAATGTtatttatctaaatgaaaGAGAATGTAGTATACAGCGACGTAATCAGAAAGTCATTGAAGAAGCTCCTAG TACCTTTATAGACCCTGCCACGCGTATGGCGATGGGGCAACAAGCCGTTACATTGGCAAAGAAAATCGGATATTGCTCTGCTGGAACTGTGGAGTTTTTAGTTGAttctaagaaaaatttttatttcctcgaAATGAATACTCGATTGCAAGTAGAGCACCCTATTACAGAAATGATTACTGGTGTTGATCTTGTACACCAAATGATTCGTGTTGCCAAAG GTTATCCTCTCAATCTTAAACAATCGGATGTTCCATTGAGGGGTTGGGCCATTGAATGCCGAGTATACGCGGAGGATCCTTTCAAAAACTTTGGAATGCCCTCAATTGGACGCTTGCATCAATATATTGAACCAACCTTTATCCCAAATGTTCGGTGTGACAGTGGAATTGAAGAGGGCAGCGAAATTAGTATTTACTATGATCCAATGATTTGCAAGCTTGCTTGTCATGGCCTTACACGACAAGAAGCACTAAACACTTCTGTCGAAGCTCTTGATTCGTATGTCATTCGAG GTGTCACTCACAACATTCCATTATTGCGAGACATCCTAACTGAACGCCGTTTTGTTGAAGGTGATATCAACACCAAATATCTTCCAGAG GTATATCCTAATGGGTTTCTTGGAAAACAGCTTGCATCATTGGAGAAAGAGCATTTAATAAGCATAGCTGGATGTTTATGGGCTACAAATGAATTGCGATCACAAACTTTttctaatgaaaaaaatattaacatcATGCTCAATAACAATGTTCAAGAATGGGTTTTATCAATTGATGTCGGGGGAAACAAAACTGCTTGTCAAATAAAACTGGATGAAGACGGCCACTTCAAG agcTCTATTGAAGGAAAGTCTTACCGTATACCGAACGCCTTCAATTTAGCTTCCCCCGTTATTAAAGCGACAGTTGACGACGAAACTCATATAATTCAACTCATCTCTAAAAATGCAAATGGGAATTTCCGCATTAG gtACAAGGGCACACCATTTACAGTCAATATTTTGACCAAGAAGTCAGAGAATTACAAAGCACATATGCTTGAAAAGCCAAAG GTTGATGTGAGCAAAGTTGTTCTTTCGCCAATGCCTGGAGTAGTAAAAAGTGTGAATGTCAAAGCTGGCGATAGTGTTAGTGAAGGCCAAGAAGTTTTGGTTATCG agGCAATGAAAATGCAAAACAAGTTGACTGCTACAGCCACGGGTACAGTAAAATCAGTAAATTGTCGTTCAGGAGACACTGTAGAAGAAGGAGCGGTTCTAGTAGAACTTGAATAA
- the LOC124194620 gene encoding sorting nexin-13-like: MKSHRIGIVAVVFIAVMMGFNTALSTTIFFIFLAASFFVGFFNETQSIVSTDLLDVFSIQCTAASQSLPKMSTKQSAGDNKISVDKRLSGSSIIDDAVQDVFQYIIRDYVENWYSLVTKETEFLFESKQFLQKIAINASNRCKEVDWLPFLTTRFFDSVIAHIRTYREAKNRLNQKTSNDDSAKGMNQNLVATFFELERSGTKKNSRKRISMDPSYEKECLKILSDFLLQLLGKEELNCRPLNLLSSQILAGEIIIPLFDLLSDPDYINQTVIWLCKNCQITSDSFLSVIRCTENFSELDASQQLLTKEIAIMRSHDFGGEDDIFIKRKLSSLLFVNRLIGNHIRELNEGSEHNAIGYHTQSYWKEYLTSHDGNAVYQLPLDFILKNSVALSYLLDFMTVLKSQAYIFFLLNVEGWKIGANQQISQLQLEGFLVKTEYNHFKQRYNISEQNSPGQILMSLQESAMSIFSQYFSDNVSTRLQIDDIVVRRLLYNLKNEAPVDTWFDEAKSAIIYKIEKDERFMPSFRKSIGYIRMLAELDMLKEASKSDDEDLRSLDDQNTYESNSSGLLVDLEGKEKYRSDIAACTNDESTSVDYTLSASICQKGVVKDGISSHAVYSVTVVKSLGSKEIDSWVVYRRYSDFHDFHIRLEERFRVMKEFSFPAKRAFNNMDKLFLERRQYLLNEYLSKLLKPEFLRTNPGIKDSLLQFFDRGSYEHSKGMISRKVDSLMNPLVSSMRTVTKVVRSESSSLRESSNSEENLDSMQTSSGIPLYGDDQLPLRILLILMDEIFDLQTRNQWLRKRVFYVLREILRAMFGDVFNQKIVDYVVTATSPEQVAELIQVIKNSCWPNGVPAMPRPSRDEATKMRTRVAAKMSLLSLFSDEIKHLIGSETTREGVLRIFELLQNPILNRRLLFVIFEGVIDVLFPESNIDELFEKLYVETSH, encoded by the exons ATGAAATCGCATCGAATAGGAATAGTTGCAGTAGTTTTTATTGCAGTAATGATGGGTTTCAATACTGCCCTTTCTACCAcaattttcttcatcttcctaGCAGCAAG TTTTTtcgttggtttttttaatgagaccCAATCAATAGTTTCTACAGACTTGTTGGATGTCTTCAGCATTCAATGTACAGCAGCGTCACAAAGCTTGCCTAAAATG TCAACTAAACAGTCAGCTGgagataataaaataagtgTGGATAAAAGACTTTCTGGCTCAAGTATAATTGATGATGCTGTGCAAGATGTGTTCCAATACATCATACGAGACTATGTTGAAAACTGGTACAGTTTAGTAACAAAAGAAACAGAGTTCCTGTTTGAATCAAAACAGTTTTTGCAAAAAATAGCAATCAATGCATCCAATAG ATGCAAAGAAGTTGATTGGCTTCCTTTTCTTACTACAAGATTTTTTGACAGTGTGATTGCTCACATACGTACATATCGCGAGGCAAAAAACAGATTAAACCAAAAGACTAGTAATGACGATTCTGCAAAAGGCATGAATCAAAATCTTGTCGCTACtttttttgaacttgaaaGATCTGgtaccaaaaaaaattcaagaaaaagaatttcaatggATCCTTCTTATGAAAAAG AGTGCTTAAAGATCCTTTCTGATTTCTTACTTCAACTACTTGGAAAGGAAGAATTAAACTGTCGCCCACTGAACTTGCTCTCTTCCCAGATACTAGCAGGTGAAATTATCATTCCACTGTTCGACCTGCTTTCAGATCCGGACTACATTAATCAAACTGTGATTTGGCTG TGTAAAAATTGTCAAATAACAAGTGATTCTTTCCTGTCCGTCATACGCTGCACGgaaaatttttcagaattagATGCTTCCCAACAACTACTGACCAAAGAAATTGCGATAATG AGGTCACACGATTTTGGAGGAGAAGATGATAtcttcattaaaagaaaactaagTAGTTTATTGTTTGTTAATCGACTAATAGGAAACCATATTCGTGAATTAAATGAAGGAAGTGAGCACAATGCCAtcg GTTATCATACACAGTCCTATTGGAAAGAGTATCTCACCAGCCACGATGGAAATGCCGTATATCAACTTCCATTAGACTTCATCCTGAAAAATAGTGTAGCACTTTCTTACCTGTTGGATTTCATGACTGTTCTTAAATCACAAgcatatattttctttcttctgaaTGTGGAAG GGTGGAAAATTGGTGCTAACCAACAGATTTCTCAGTTGCAGCTTGAAGGATTTCTTGTCAAAACCGAATACAATCATTTCAAACAGCGTTACAATATCTCGGAGCAAAATTCACCTGGACAAATTTTAATGAGTTTGCAGGAATCTGCAATGAGCATCTTTTCCCAGTATTTCTCTGATAAT gtttCTACTCGTCTACAAATTGACGACATCGTTGTTCGACGATTGCTCTACAACCTAAAAAATGAAGCTCCTGTCGACACCTGGTTTGACGAAGCTAAGTCAGctataatttacaaaatagaa AAAGATGAACGGTTTATGCCTTCTTTCCGGAAAAGTATCGGATACATTAGAATGTTGGCTGAACTTGATATGTTGAAAGAGGCATCAAAAAGTGACGATGAAGATTTACGATCGCTCGACGATCAAAATACATATGAATCAAATTCCTCTGGTTTGTTAGTCGAtttggagggaaaagaaaaatatcgaaGTGATATTGCTGCATGCACGAATGACGAGTCTACAAGTGTCGATTACACTTTGAGCGCATCGATTTGTCAAAAAG gagTCGTTAAAGATGGTATATCGTCGCACGCAGTATATTCTGTTACTGTCGTAAAGTCATTAGGATCTAAAGAAATTGATTCTTGGGTTGTGTATCGGCGATACTCCgattttcacgattttcataTTAGACTAGAAGAGCGA TTTAGAgtaatgaaagaattttcatttccgGCCAAACGGGCATTCAACAACATggataaattatttttggagCGGAGGCAGTATTTGCTTAATGAGTATCTGAGTAAGTTGTTGAAGCCGGAGTTCCTAAGAACAAATCCTGGCATAAAGGATTCTCTACTTCAGTTCTTTGATCGCGGTTCCTACGAACACAGCAAGGGAATGATATCTCGCAAG GTGGATAGTTTGATGAACCCTTTGGTAAGTTCTATGAGAACTGTAACGAAAGTGGTTCGATCCGAGTCGTCAAGCCTAAGGGAGAGCAGCAATAGTGAAGAAAATTTAGATAGTATGCAAACCTCATCTGGAATTCCATTATAt GGAGATGACCAGTTACCTTTAAGAATACTTTTAATCCTGATGGATGAGATTTTCGATTTGCAAACCCGTAACCAGTGGTTGAGAAAAAGAGTGTTTTACGTGCTCCGCGAAATTTTGCGAGCGATGTTTGGAGACGTTTTCAATCAGAAGATCGTAGATTATGTAGTCACTGCTACGTCTCCAGAACAAGTTGCGGAGTTAATTCAAGTGATCAA AAATTCGTGTTGGCCAAACGGAGTACCCGCTATGCCTCGCCCATCCCGGGATGAGGCCACTAAAATGCGAACTCGGGTCGCTGCTAAAATGTCTCTTTTATCCCTGTTTTCAG ATGAAATCAAACATCTCATAGGCAGTGAAACTACGCGAGAAGGTGTTCTACGTATATTTGAGCTACTTCAGAATCCTATTCTGAATCGACGATTACTTTTCGTAATTTTTGAAGGAGTGATTGATGTCCTCTTTCCTGAAAGTAACATAGATGAACTGTTTGAGAAATTGTATGTGGAAACCTCCCATTAG
- the LOC124194660 gene encoding ATP-binding cassette sub-family F member 2-like, whose protein sequence is MPSDSKKKRDAKRKDGGKPNASNGTSASTSKNSKGGSNELTVEETLCKKLEEDARIAAEARAVTGVLGVHPKSRDIKIDNLSITFYGFELLQDTTLELNCGRRYGLIGLNGSGKSALLATLGNREVPIPDHIDIYHLTREIPASDKTALQCVVEVDEERTKLEHLAEQLANCGDDASQDQLMDIYERLDEMSSDTAETRAACILNGLGFTKEMQQKKSKDFSGGWRMRIALARTLYVKPHLLLLDEPTNHLDLDACVWLEEELKNYKHILVIVSHSQDFMNGVCTNIIHLTQNKLKNYSGNYDTFVRTRSELQENQMKQYKWEQDQMAHMKDYIARFGHGSAKLARQAQSKEKTLAKMVAGGLTEKVVDDKTVSFHFPSCGPIPPPVIMVQNVSFRYSDTTPWIYRNLEFGIDLDTRLALVGPNGAGKSTLLKIIFGDLVPTEGMVRTNSHLKIARYHQHLHEMLDLDLSPLEYMMKCFPEVKEKEEMRRIVGRYGLTGKQQVCPIRQLSDGQRCRVVFAWLAWQVPHLLLLDEPTNHLDMETIDALADAVKDFEGGLVLVSHDFRLINQVAKEIWICEHGTVTKWKSDILSYKEHLRRKVLNANAANAKLGK, encoded by the exons ATGCCTTctgattctaaaaaaaagagagatgccAAGAGAAAAGATGGAGGAAAACCCAATGCTTCAAATGGAACCAGTGCATCCACGTCCAAAAATTCCAAGGGTGGTAGCAATGAACTCACTGTTGAAG aAACCCTGTGTAAAAAATTAGAAGAAGATGCCAGAATTGCTGCTGAAGCAAGAGCAGTTACTGGAGTTTTGGG ggTTCATCCTAAAAGCCGGGACATTAAGATAGATAATTTATCAATAACTTTCTACGGATTTGAGTTGTTGCAAGATACAACATTAGAATTGAATTGTGGGCGTCGTTACGGTCTTATAGGTTTAAATGGTAGTGGCAAATCGGCACTTTTAGCAACATTAGGGAATCGAGAAGTTCCAATTCCGGATCACATAGATATTTACCACTTAACTCGTGAAATACCGGCTTCGGATAAAACGGCACTTCAGTGTGTAGTGGAAGTTGACGAAGAGCGAACAAAATTGGAACACCTTGCGGAACAATTAGCTAATTGCGGAGATGATGCTTCTCAAGATCAATTGATGGATATTTACGAACGTCTAGACGAAATGAGTTCTGACACGGCCGAGACTAGAGCCGCCTGTATCTTGAATGGGTTGGGCTTCACTAAAGAAATGCAGCAGAAAAAATCGAAGGATTTCTCCGGTGGATGGCGAATGCGAATTGCGTTGGCTCGTACATTGTACGTTAAGCCACATTTGCTTCTTTTAGACGAACCTACAAATCATTTGGACTTGGATGCTTGCGTGTGGCTTGAAGAAGAGTTAAAAAACTATAAGCATATTTTAGTAATAGTTTCTCATTCACAAGATTTCATGAACGGCGTCTGCACGAAT ataatTCATTTGactcaaaataaattaaagaactACTCAGGAAACTACGACACTTTTGTCAGAACAAGGTCTGAACTTCAAGAAAATCAGATGAAGCAATATAAATGGGAACAAGACCAGATGGCTCATATGAAA GACTACATTGCTCGTTTTGGTCATGGTAGTGCTAAGCTTGCCCGTCAAGCTCAAAGCAAGGAAAAAACCTTGGCTAAAATGGTAGCTGGTGGGTTAACTGAAAAGGTGGTTGATGACAAAACTGTATCGTTTCATTTCCCATCTTGCGGCCCGATTCCACCTCCAGTTATCATGGTACAAAATGTTAGTTTTCGCTACAGTGATACCACACCTTGGATTTACCGTAATTTAGAGTTCGGAATTGATCTTGACACTCGTCTCGCACTG GTTGGCCCGAATGGTGCGGGAAAGTCTACTCTTCTAAAGATTATTTTTGGAGATTTGGTGCCTACTGAAGGAATGGTCCGGACCAATAGCCATCTTAAAATTGCACGCTATCATCAGCATCTCCACGAAATGTTGGATTTGGATTTATCTCCTTTGGAGTACATGATGAAATGTTTTCCTGAAgtgaaggagaaagaagaaatgagaagAATTGTCGGTCGGTATGGTCTGACCGGAAAGCAGCAAGTTTGCCCTATTCGCCAACTCAGTGATGGACAACGTTGCCGAGTAGTGTTTGCTTGGCTGGCCTGGCAAGTTCCCCATCTGCTACTTCTTGACGAACCTACCAATCATTTGGACATGGAAACCATCGATGCGCTAGCTGATGCAGTTAAGGATTTCGAAGGTGGACTTGTTCTCGTTTCTCACGACTTCCGACTGATTAACCAAGTCGCTAAAGAAATTTGGATTTGCGAACATGGAACTGTTACTAAATGGAAAAGTGACATTTTGTCGTACAAGGAACATCTTAGGCGTAAAGTTTTGAATGCTAATGCGGCAAACGCTAAACtaggaaaataa